The Tardiphaga alba genome includes a window with the following:
- a CDS encoding pirin family protein, protein MSWHPSNDPILGDPHTCDALELTIVPRTRDLGDGFAVRRALPHGKRQMVGPFIFFDHFGPMQFIAGKGMDVRPHPHIGLATVSYLFDGAIMHRDSEGNVREIQPGAMNLMTAGRGIAHSERTPDVQRANGQKMLGLQSWIALPKGSEEIDPSFQHYGADSLPTIQDTGFSARVIAGKAFGKASPVSMVSPWFYVEVTATAGTTVPLDPDHEERAIYVVDGEIEIAGDRHEGPKLLIFRPGDEITIRVQRDCRMMFLGGDALEGPRHLWWNFVSSSKERIEQAKEDWKTGRFAHVPDEHEFIPLPE, encoded by the coding sequence ATGAGCTGGCACCCTTCAAACGACCCCATTCTCGGCGATCCCCACACCTGCGACGCGCTGGAGCTAACCATCGTGCCGCGCACCCGCGATCTCGGCGACGGCTTTGCCGTCCGTCGCGCGCTGCCCCATGGCAAGCGGCAGATGGTGGGCCCCTTCATCTTCTTCGACCATTTCGGCCCGATGCAGTTCATCGCCGGCAAGGGCATGGACGTCCGCCCGCATCCGCATATCGGCCTCGCCACCGTCTCCTATCTGTTCGACGGCGCCATCATGCATCGCGACAGCGAAGGCAATGTGCGCGAAATCCAGCCCGGCGCCATGAATCTCATGACCGCCGGCCGCGGCATCGCCCATTCCGAGCGCACCCCGGATGTTCAGCGCGCCAATGGCCAGAAGATGCTGGGCCTGCAGAGCTGGATCGCGCTGCCGAAGGGCTCGGAAGAGATCGATCCGTCATTCCAGCACTATGGCGCCGACAGCCTGCCCACCATCCAGGACACCGGCTTTTCGGCCCGCGTGATCGCCGGCAAGGCGTTCGGCAAGGCCTCGCCGGTCTCGATGGTGTCGCCATGGTTCTATGTGGAAGTCACGGCCACCGCCGGCACCACGGTGCCGCTCGACCCCGATCATGAGGAGCGCGCCATCTATGTGGTGGACGGCGAGATCGAGATTGCCGGCGACCGCCATGAGGGCCCGAAACTGCTGATCTTCCGCCCCGGCGACGAAATCACCATCAGGGTCCAGCGCGACTGCCGCATGATGTTCCTGGGCGGCGATGCCCTGGAGGGGCCGCGGCATCTGTGGTGGAATTTCGTGTCGTCCAGCAAGGAGCGCATCGAGCAGGCGAAAGAGGACTGGAAGACCGGCCGCTTCGCCCATGTCCCCGACGAACACGAATTTATCCCGCTGCCGGAATAG
- a CDS encoding LysR substrate-binding domain-containing protein, translated as MEDSKDLNGREALAESGALMSADLAAIGRRLIGLAHQALSQNPHYSRYSSDTDDAPVRIGISSMLLSFLVDHPAETTLANVSVTSDICSKIVKAFDDDDVDVAMVMDVKDHRAILGDDLVAEFDIEFGWVRSTAFSVEMDAPIPLATWPPDQHIILKALSDAGRSYKVMFTGPDYASKLTAVRSGRCLAVVPRHAIASPLVEARDDQLPTIAPKKILLAVRGDSSSTRVRDVVSALSSFPLAGPSV; from the coding sequence TTGGAAGATTCGAAAGACCTCAATGGTCGCGAGGCGCTTGCGGAGTCTGGTGCTCTTATGAGCGCGGACCTGGCTGCGATCGGCCGGCGTTTGATTGGTCTTGCACATCAGGCGCTGTCCCAAAATCCTCACTATTCGAGATACTCTAGCGATACCGATGATGCTCCCGTTCGCATCGGCATCAGCAGCATGTTGCTGAGCTTTCTCGTTGATCATCCGGCCGAGACCACATTGGCGAACGTGTCGGTCACGTCGGACATCTGTTCAAAGATCGTCAAAGCGTTTGATGATGACGACGTTGACGTCGCCATGGTCATGGATGTGAAAGATCATCGGGCCATTCTGGGTGATGACCTTGTCGCGGAATTCGACATTGAATTCGGTTGGGTGCGATCAACGGCATTCTCGGTCGAGATGGATGCGCCGATCCCATTGGCGACATGGCCGCCGGATCAGCATATCATTCTGAAAGCGCTGTCGGATGCCGGCCGTTCCTACAAAGTGATGTTCACTGGGCCGGACTACGCGTCGAAACTGACGGCGGTCCGATCCGGGAGATGTTTGGCCGTGGTGCCGCGACATGCGATTGCATCGCCGCTGGTCGAAGCCCGCGACGATCAATTGCCCACCATCGCGCCGAAGAAAATCCTGCTTGCCGTTCGGGGTGATTCGAGTTCCACGCGTGTCAGAGACGTGGTTTCTGCGCTGTCGTCGTTCCCATTGGCCGGGCCATCCGTATAG
- a CDS encoding serine hydrolase domain-containing protein, which yields MRTSSDIDRIIQHACDSGAVPGAVVMAATGDEIIHQSAFGKRSLDNGTPMTTDSVFWIASMTKAITATAAMQLVEQGKLSLDDPIGAVLPDLGSIQVLEGFDNDGAPQLRPARRPITLRQLLTHTAGFCYDMMNADMGRYLQKTGIPVFRTGLNAAMQIPIMTDPGTRWEYGTNIDFVGKAVEAASGQALDAYFREHILDPLGMSDTAFRIGPSQRERLVRVHRRSPDGTLTPIDFEIKQDPEFFAGGGGLYGTVPDYIKFTQMILNKGVGRGHRLLKPETVALMSENHIGDLHVTPMRSAIPAVTNDAELCPGIDKKHGLSFVINMAPTPEGRSAGSLAWAGLANTYYWIDPIRNVTGVILMQVLPFADPTCLKVFSDFERAVYAGLGERAA from the coding sequence ATGCGGACCAGCAGCGACATCGACAGGATCATTCAGCACGCCTGCGACAGCGGCGCTGTTCCGGGAGCTGTCGTTATGGCCGCCACCGGGGATGAGATCATTCACCAGAGCGCATTTGGTAAACGCAGCCTCGACAATGGCACGCCCATGACGACGGACAGCGTGTTCTGGATCGCATCGATGACCAAGGCGATCACCGCCACGGCTGCGATGCAACTGGTCGAACAAGGTAAATTGTCGCTGGATGACCCGATCGGCGCGGTGCTTCCGGATCTCGGGTCCATTCAGGTGCTTGAAGGCTTCGACAACGATGGCGCTCCGCAATTGCGCCCGGCACGCCGCCCCATCACGCTGCGACAGCTGCTGACCCACACGGCCGGCTTTTGCTACGACATGATGAATGCCGATATGGGGCGCTACCTGCAAAAAACCGGCATTCCAGTTTTCCGCACCGGGCTCAATGCCGCGATGCAGATACCGATCATGACCGATCCCGGCACTCGCTGGGAGTATGGCACCAATATCGATTTCGTCGGCAAGGCCGTGGAAGCCGCCAGCGGCCAGGCGCTCGACGCCTATTTTCGCGAACACATTCTCGATCCGCTCGGCATGTCAGACACCGCGTTCCGGATCGGCCCATCGCAGCGTGAACGCCTGGTTCGCGTTCATCGTCGCAGTCCCGACGGAACGCTCACGCCGATCGATTTCGAGATCAAGCAGGACCCGGAATTCTTCGCCGGCGGTGGCGGTCTCTATGGCACCGTGCCCGATTATATCAAGTTTACGCAAATGATCCTCAACAAGGGCGTCGGTCGCGGCCATCGTTTGCTGAAGCCCGAGACCGTCGCGCTGATGAGCGAGAATCATATCGGCGATTTGCATGTCACGCCGATGCGATCGGCCATCCCGGCCGTCACCAACGACGCCGAACTCTGCCCCGGCATCGACAAGAAGCATGGCCTGAGTTTCGTGATCAACATGGCGCCGACCCCGGAAGGCCGCAGCGCCGGCAGTCTCGCCTGGGCCGGACTCGCCAACACCTATTACTGGATCGACCCGATCCGCAACGTCACCGGCGTGATCCTGATGCAGGTGCTGCCCTTTGCGGATCCGACCTGCCTGAAAGTGTTCTCGGATTTCGAGCGGGCGGTTTATGCGGGGCTGGGAGAGAGGGCGGCGTGA
- the trpS gene encoding tryptophan--tRNA ligase, with translation MSSAPLASTQQAFTQRVFSGVQPTGNLHLGNYLGAIVNFVKLQEQYSCLYCVVDLHAVTVAPSVWGGPDELRRCTREVTAAFIASGIDPKKQIIFNQSQVAGHAELAWVFNCVARLGWLNRMTQFKEKAGKDRENASVGLYDYPVLMAADILLYRATHVPVGEDQKQHLELARDIAQKFNNDFAESIAKQGHVGPYFPQPEPVITGPATRVMSLRDGTKKMSKSDPSDYSRINLTDDADSIAQKIRKAKTDPEPLPSEEKGLEPRPEADNLVGIYAALSGRAKADILSEFGGAQFSGFKANLVDLAVEKLSPIANEMKKLSADHAYVDAVLADGSDRARAIADETMTSVKDIMGFVRKR, from the coding sequence ATGTCATCTGCTCCACTGGCATCCACCCAGCAGGCTTTCACCCAGCGCGTGTTCTCGGGCGTCCAGCCCACCGGCAACCTGCATCTCGGCAACTATCTCGGCGCCATCGTCAACTTCGTCAAATTGCAGGAGCAGTATAGCTGCCTGTATTGCGTCGTGGACCTGCATGCCGTCACCGTGGCGCCGTCCGTCTGGGGCGGCCCGGACGAGCTGCGCCGCTGCACCCGTGAAGTCACTGCGGCCTTCATCGCTTCGGGCATCGACCCGAAGAAGCAGATCATTTTCAACCAGAGCCAGGTCGCGGGACACGCCGAACTCGCCTGGGTATTCAACTGCGTCGCCCGCCTCGGCTGGCTGAACCGCATGACCCAGTTCAAGGAAAAGGCCGGCAAGGACCGCGAAAACGCGTCCGTGGGTCTCTACGACTATCCCGTGCTGATGGCCGCCGACATCCTGCTGTATCGCGCCACCCATGTGCCGGTGGGCGAGGACCAGAAGCAGCATCTCGAACTCGCGCGCGATATCGCGCAGAAGTTCAACAATGACTTTGCTGAATCAATCGCGAAGCAGGGCCATGTCGGCCCGTACTTCCCGCAGCCCGAGCCTGTGATCACCGGCCCGGCGACGCGCGTGATGAGCCTTCGCGACGGCACCAAGAAGATGTCGAAGTCCGATCCGTCGGACTATTCGCGCATCAACCTCACCGATGACGCGGATTCGATTGCGCAGAAGATTCGCAAGGCGAAGACCGACCCGGAACCGTTGCCATCGGAAGAAAAGGGTCTGGAGCCGCGTCCGGAAGCCGACAATCTCGTCGGCATCTATGCGGCGCTGTCGGGCCGCGCCAAAGCCGATATTCTCAGCGAATTCGGTGGTGCGCAGTTCTCCGGTTTCAAGGCGAATCTCGTCGATCTCGCCGTGGAAAAGCTGTCACCGATCGCGAATGAGATGAAGAAGCTGTCTGCGGATCACGCTTATGTCGATGCGGTGCTCGCCGATGGCAGCGACCGTGCACGTGCGATTGCCGATGAAACCATGACGTCCGTCAAGGACATCATGGGATTTGTGCGCAAACGGTAA
- the murJ gene encoding murein biosynthesis integral membrane protein MurJ, which produces MIRSILMVSTGTLASRLLGFARDAMVAALLGAGAVADAFLVAFQLVNVIRRLLTEGALNAALIPAWARIHAVDGPEAAAAFAGRILCTVSAAVIIAALLIGLAMPQVIAIVAPGFVGAPTLQLATDNARLMLPYLAFAGPVTVMMGLYNAQHRFALTAFSPLLFNAALIAVMALLLAWPQQAATAAMVMAATVGVAGLLQLSMLILRQSGSKLASPLRLSLDADMRAFFRKALPGMVASSGPQLLIVGGAIIASSLPSAVSWLYFANRLIELPLGIVGTAMGTVLIPELTRAARDNDHALMTHAQSRGIELAIGLTLPATLGLIVLSTPIVRLLFEHGAFTASDTAATAQAMTWLALALPAHVLIKTLSPAFFARENTHTPLIATLVGLIVAIVAAYGLGASFGPSGIAAAIALAAWSSAIVLVIHGGRSFGWAIDADARRRLPIFALAAIIMGGLLWLLTRYMPGADHKLAQSVLLFLQIACGLAIYAVPLVLTGALRWRDIRAALRKPT; this is translated from the coding sequence ATGATCCGCTCCATTTTGATGGTTTCCACGGGCACCCTGGCCTCGCGCCTGCTCGGCTTTGCGCGCGATGCCATGGTCGCGGCGCTGCTGGGTGCGGGCGCCGTCGCGGATGCGTTTCTGGTGGCGTTTCAGCTCGTCAATGTGATCCGGCGATTGCTGACGGAAGGTGCGCTGAACGCCGCGCTGATACCCGCCTGGGCGCGCATCCATGCCGTGGACGGCCCCGAAGCAGCCGCCGCCTTCGCCGGCCGCATTCTCTGCACCGTGAGCGCCGCCGTGATCATCGCCGCACTGCTGATCGGCCTGGCCATGCCTCAGGTCATTGCGATTGTGGCGCCCGGCTTTGTCGGCGCCCCCACGCTGCAACTCGCCACCGACAATGCCCGGCTGATGTTGCCCTATCTCGCTTTCGCCGGCCCCGTCACGGTGATGATGGGTCTTTACAACGCGCAACATCGCTTCGCGCTGACGGCTTTTTCCCCGCTGCTGTTCAATGCCGCGCTGATCGCCGTGATGGCGCTCCTGCTGGCATGGCCGCAGCAGGCCGCCACTGCCGCTATGGTCATGGCGGCCACGGTCGGCGTCGCCGGCCTGCTGCAACTGTCGATGCTGATCCTGCGGCAATCCGGCAGCAAACTGGCATCGCCCTTGCGGCTGTCGCTCGATGCCGACATGCGCGCCTTTTTCCGCAAGGCGCTGCCGGGCATGGTCGCGAGCTCCGGCCCGCAGCTTCTCATCGTCGGCGGCGCGATCATCGCATCATCGCTGCCATCAGCCGTATCATGGCTCTACTTTGCAAACCGCCTGATCGAATTGCCACTCGGCATCGTCGGCACCGCAATGGGCACGGTGCTGATCCCCGAACTGACGCGCGCCGCGCGTGACAATGATCACGCGCTGATGACCCATGCGCAGTCGCGCGGGATCGAGCTGGCAATCGGACTGACATTGCCAGCGACATTGGGATTGATCGTATTGAGCACGCCCATCGTGCGACTGTTGTTCGAACACGGCGCTTTCACTGCGAGCGATACGGCGGCCACTGCGCAGGCAATGACCTGGCTCGCGCTGGCGCTGCCGGCGCATGTGCTGATCAAGACGCTGTCACCGGCCTTCTTTGCGCGGGAGAATACGCATACGCCGCTGATAGCGACGCTGGTCGGCTTGATCGTGGCGATCGTTGCGGCCTATGGGCTTGGCGCATCCTTCGGCCCGAGCGGCATCGCTGCGGCGATCGCGCTGGCGGCCTGGAGCAGCGCAATCGTGCTGGTGATCCACGGTGGACGATCGTTTGGCTGGGCGATCGATGCGGATGCAAGGCGCAGGCTCCCGATATTCGCACTGGCCGCGATCATCATGGGCGGGCTGCTGTGGCTGCTGACGCGCTATATGCCGGGCGCTGATCACAAACTCGCGCAGTCGGTCCTGCTATTCCTGCAAATCGCCTGCGGGTTGGCGATCTATGCCGTACCGCTGGTGCTCACTGGCGCCCTACGCTGGCGGGATATTCGCGCGGCGCTCAGGAAGCCCACCTGA
- a CDS encoding phosphoribosylaminoimidazolesuccinocarboxamide synthase, translated as MTTMASSDLPLPKIGRGKVRDIYSVGEDRVLLLTTDRISAFDVVMNETIPMKGAVLTQISAWWFNQLGGVVPHHMISADADEIIKQVPELEGHRASLAGRAMLCKRTTVFPIECVIRGYISGSAWKEYAASGTLAGEKLDSGMVESQKFTNPVFSPATKAETGHDENITVSRMREIIGEEDAFTLESMTRAVYTQGEEIAREAGIIICDTKFEFGRDGDGRIILIDEVMTPDSSRFWAADVYKPGQPQPSFDKQPLRDWLDVERKAGRWNGEAPPPKLPQEVIDATSQRYLDAYFRLTGEKLTVI; from the coding sequence ATGACCACGATGGCCTCGAGCGACCTGCCTCTTCCCAAGATCGGACGAGGCAAGGTCCGCGATATCTATTCCGTCGGCGAGGACCGCGTGCTGCTGCTGACCACCGACCGCATCAGCGCGTTCGACGTGGTCATGAACGAGACCATCCCCATGAAGGGCGCGGTGCTGACCCAGATCAGCGCCTGGTGGTTCAACCAGCTCGGCGGCGTGGTCCCGCATCACATGATCTCCGCCGATGCGGACGAGATCATCAAGCAGGTGCCTGAGCTCGAAGGCCACCGCGCGTCCCTCGCGGGCCGCGCGATGCTGTGCAAGCGCACCACCGTCTTCCCGATCGAATGCGTAATCCGTGGCTACATTTCCGGCTCGGCCTGGAAGGAATATGCGGCATCCGGCACGCTGGCCGGCGAGAAGCTCGACAGCGGCATGGTCGAGAGCCAGAAATTTACCAATCCGGTGTTCAGCCCGGCCACCAAGGCCGAAACCGGACATGACGAAAATATTACAGTTTCAAGAATGCGCGAGATCATCGGCGAGGAGGATGCCTTCACGCTCGAGAGCATGACCCGCGCCGTCTACACGCAGGGCGAAGAGATCGCCCGCGAAGCCGGCATCATCATTTGTGACACCAAGTTCGAATTCGGCCGCGACGGGGATGGCCGCATCATCCTGATCGACGAAGTGATGACCCCCGACAGTTCGCGTTTCTGGGCCGCCGACGTCTATAAGCCCGGCCAGCCGCAGCCGAGCTTCGACAAACAGCCGCTGCGCGACTGGCTCGATGTGGAGCGCAAGGCGGGCCGCTGGAATGGCGAAGCTCCGCCGCCGAAGCTGCCGCAGGAGGTGATCGACGCCACCAGCCAGCGCTATCTGGATGCGTATTTCCGCCTCACCGGCGAGAAACTCACTGTCATATAA
- a CDS encoding universal stress protein: protein MSTQRRSYETGHKPKCLVVVDDSEEWDRAVYYAARWAVRVGGGVVMLRVIETEDRNQQWLGVAEVMRAEAEEGANAALDRASGRANGLAAITPERVIREGEPTEQILDVIDKDVDISMLVLAASAGAEGPGPIVTMMAKLVGTFPVPVVVVPGSLTDQDIDGLS, encoded by the coding sequence ATGAGCACTCAGCGACGTAGTTATGAAACCGGCCACAAGCCGAAATGCCTCGTGGTCGTCGATGACAGCGAGGAATGGGATCGCGCGGTGTATTACGCCGCGCGTTGGGCCGTGCGTGTCGGCGGCGGCGTGGTGATGCTGCGCGTGATCGAGACGGAAGATCGCAACCAGCAATGGCTTGGCGTCGCCGAAGTCATGCGTGCCGAAGCCGAGGAAGGCGCCAATGCGGCGCTGGACCGCGCGTCCGGCCGCGCCAATGGCCTCGCTGCGATCACGCCTGAACGCGTGATCCGCGAGGGCGAGCCGACCGAGCAGATTCTCGATGTGATCGACAAGGATGTCGATATTTCCATGCTGGTGCTGGCGGCTTCCGCGGGCGCCGAGGGACCGGGTCCCATTGTCACCATGATGGCGAAGCTGGTCGGGACATTCCCGGTGCCGGTGGTCGTGGTGCCGGGAAGCCTGACGGATCAGGATATCGACGGGCTGTCGTGA
- a CDS encoding adenosine kinase, translated as MTSAKYDVLAIGNAIFDVLVQTDDKFLADHGMAKGGMALIDEARAKAIYEAMGPATEMSGGSAANTIVGLASLGANVAYVGKVKDDQIGKLYTHDIRSAGVAYETAPAAAGPATGCSYILVTPDGERTMNTYLGAAQDLGPEDIDVAAIAASHYVYLEGYLWDPSSAKEAFIKASKIAHDAGRKVALTLSDAFCVGRYRDEFLDLMRTGTVDIIFANESELGSLYQTEDFDKAVAELGKDVKLGVVTRSEKGCVVVSGSDIVAVPAHKIEKLVDTTGAGDLFAAGFLFGLVRNAGYENAGKLGAMAAAEVIQHIGARPQVSLKELAQKNGLPV; from the coding sequence ATGACTTCAGCGAAATACGACGTGCTTGCGATCGGCAATGCGATCTTCGACGTGCTGGTGCAGACCGACGACAAGTTTCTTGCCGACCACGGCATGGCCAAAGGCGGCATGGCGCTGATCGACGAAGCCCGCGCCAAGGCGATCTATGAGGCGATGGGCCCGGCAACGGAGATGTCCGGCGGCTCCGCGGCCAACACCATTGTCGGTCTCGCCAGCCTCGGCGCCAATGTCGCCTATGTCGGCAAGGTGAAAGACGACCAGATCGGCAAGCTCTACACCCACGACATCCGCTCGGCCGGCGTTGCCTATGAAACCGCGCCCGCCGCGGCCGGGCCGGCCACGGGCTGTTCGTACATTTTGGTGACGCCCGATGGCGAGCGCACCATGAATACCTATCTCGGCGCCGCACAGGATCTCGGTCCCGAGGATATCGACGTCGCCGCCATCGCCGCCTCGCATTATGTCTATCTTGAAGGCTATCTGTGGGATCCGTCGAGCGCCAAGGAAGCTTTCATCAAGGCCTCGAAGATCGCCCATGATGCCGGCCGCAAGGTCGCGCTGACGCTGTCGGATGCGTTCTGCGTCGGCCGCTATCGCGATGAATTCCTCGACCTGATGCGCACCGGCACCGTGGATATCATCTTTGCGAATGAATCCGAGCTGGGCTCGCTGTATCAGACCGAAGATTTCGACAAGGCCGTTGCCGAACTCGGCAAGGATGTGAAGCTCGGCGTCGTGACGCGCAGCGAGAAGGGCTGCGTGGTGGTGTCGGGCAGCGACATCGTTGCAGTGCCTGCGCACAAGATCGAGAAGCTGGTGGACACCACCGGTGCTGGCGATCTGTTCGCGGCCGGCTTCCTGTTCGGACTCGTGCGCAATGCCGGCTATGAGAATGCCGGCAAGCTCGGCGCAATGGCGGCAGCGGAAGTGATCCAGCATATCGGCGCACGCCCACAGGTGTCGCTGAAGGAGCTGGCGCAGAAGAACGGCCTGCCGGTTTAA
- a CDS encoding NifU family protein: MFIQTEATPNPATLKFIPGRDVLTSGTMEFTTADAASRSPLAEKLFAVKGVTGVFYGADFVTVTKDDSDWQHLKPAILGAIMEHYMSGAPLLADGSAPAGDIDDEDEFFDENDAETVDVIKDLIETRVRPAVANDGGDITFRGFKDGIVYLAMKGACSGCPSSTATLQHGIQNLLKHFVPEVQEVRPM, translated from the coding sequence ATGTTCATCCAGACCGAAGCGACCCCCAATCCCGCCACGCTGAAATTCATCCCTGGTCGGGATGTGCTGACCAGCGGGACCATGGAATTCACGACCGCCGACGCAGCCTCGCGCTCGCCGCTGGCCGAAAAGCTCTTCGCCGTGAAGGGCGTCACCGGCGTCTTCTACGGCGCCGATTTCGTCACCGTCACCAAGGACGACAGCGACTGGCAGCACCTCAAGCCGGCGATCCTCGGCGCCATCATGGAACACTACATGTCCGGCGCGCCGCTGCTCGCCGATGGCAGCGCTCCGGCGGGCGATATCGATGACGAAGACGAGTTCTTCGACGAGAACGACGCCGAGACCGTGGATGTCATCAAGGACCTGATCGAGACCCGCGTGCGCCCGGCTGTCGCCAATGACGGCGGCGACATCACCTTCCGCGGCTTCAAGGACGGCATCGTCTATCTCGCCATGAAGGGCGCCTGCTCGGGCTGCCCCTCATCGACCGCCACACTGCAGCATGGCATCCAGAACCTGCTGAAGCATTTTGTGCCGGAAGTGCAGGAAGTGCGGCCGATGTGA
- a CDS encoding NAD-dependent succinate-semialdehyde dehydrogenase, which yields MSSTTSSLRDRLKDPSLLRDKCYIDGAWVGTGATAVTNPVNMVELAKVPNMGAKETTQAVEAAEKAFPAWAKFTAKQRSNILRKWFELIIANREDLALILTSEQGKPLTEALGEVDIGAAYIEFFAEEARRVYGETIPTQRADARLLAIKQPIGVCGAITPWNFPNSMITRKVSPALAAGCTVVLKPADETPLSALALAELAERAGVPKGVLNIITGKASEIGLVLCEHPAVRFVGFTGSTEVGKILYKQASVGVKKLGLELGGNAPFVVFDDADVDAAVEGAMVSKYRNMGQTCVCANRLYAQDGIYDQFVEKLSKKVAAMKIGDGTEQGVVQGPLINMESVEKVERHIADAVKGGAKVVTGGKRHALGGTFFEPTVLANVKPDAIVAQEETFGPLAPVFRFKDEADVIAMCNASPFGLASYFYSRDLGRVWRVAEALESGMVGVNTGLITTEVAPFGGVKESGLGREGSRHGMEEYVEIKYIMMSGI from the coding sequence ATGTCCTCGACCACATCCTCGCTTCGCGACCGCCTGAAAGATCCCTCGCTGCTGCGCGACAAGTGCTACATCGATGGCGCCTGGGTCGGCACCGGTGCAACCGCGGTCACCAATCCGGTCAACATGGTCGAACTCGCCAAGGTGCCGAACATGGGCGCCAAGGAGACGACGCAGGCTGTCGAGGCCGCCGAGAAGGCCTTCCCTGCCTGGGCCAAGTTCACTGCCAAGCAGCGCTCCAACATCCTGCGCAAGTGGTTCGAGCTGATCATCGCCAATCGTGAAGATCTCGCACTGATTCTCACCTCGGAGCAGGGCAAGCCGCTGACCGAAGCGCTGGGCGAGGTCGATATCGGCGCTGCCTATATCGAATTCTTCGCCGAGGAAGCCCGCCGCGTTTACGGCGAAACGATTCCGACGCAGCGCGCGGATGCGCGCCTGCTCGCCATCAAGCAGCCAATCGGCGTCTGCGGCGCCATCACGCCGTGGAATTTCCCGAACTCGATGATCACCCGCAAGGTGTCGCCGGCGCTTGCCGCTGGTTGCACCGTGGTGCTGAAGCCTGCCGACGAGACCCCGCTGTCGGCGCTGGCACTGGCTGAACTGGCCGAGCGTGCGGGCGTGCCGAAGGGCGTGCTCAACATCATTACCGGCAAGGCCTCCGAAATCGGTCTCGTGCTGTGCGAGCATCCCGCCGTGCGCTTCGTCGGCTTCACCGGGTCCACTGAAGTCGGCAAGATTCTCTACAAGCAGGCTTCGGTCGGCGTGAAGAAGCTTGGCCTCGAACTTGGCGGCAACGCACCCTTCGTGGTGTTCGACGATGCCGACGTGGACGCCGCCGTCGAAGGCGCGATGGTGTCGAAGTATCGCAATATGGGCCAGACCTGCGTATGCGCCAATCGCCTCTATGCGCAGGACGGCATCTACGACCAGTTCGTCGAGAAGCTGTCGAAGAAGGTCGCGGCGATGAAGATCGGCGATGGCACCGAACAGGGTGTTGTCCAGGGGCCGCTCATCAACATGGAATCGGTCGAGAAGGTCGAACGTCATATCGCCGACGCGGTCAAGGGCGGCGCCAAGGTCGTGACCGGCGGCAAGCGCCATGCGCTCGGTGGTACTTTCTTCGAGCCGACCGTGCTTGCCAATGTGAAGCCTGACGCCATCGTTGCGCAGGAAGAAACCTTCGGTCCGCTGGCGCCGGTGTTCCGCTTCAAGGACGAGGCTGACGTCATCGCCATGTGCAATGCCTCGCCATTCGGCCTCGCGTCCTACTTCTACTCGCGCGATCTCGGCCGAGTCTGGCGCGTCGCGGAAGCTCTGGAGTCAGGCATGGTGGGCGTCAATACCGGCCTGATCACGACGGAAGTCGCGCCATTCGGCGGCGTGAAGGAGTCCGGTCTCGGTCGTGAGGGGTCGCGTCACGGCATGGAAGAATATGTCGAGATCAAATACATCATGATGTCGGGTATCTGA